One genomic segment of Clostridium saccharoperbutylacetonicum N1-4(HMT) includes these proteins:
- a CDS encoding helix-turn-helix domain-containing protein: MIDVKKYCEYIYSSFFIPIYIYENKELTLCYPIQKKYTLPPTTYLIKLLEMRNNLNYTITKFYSYYGCIQIKDSNTCIVIGPISALPYSKETLFSMRNDFSIDESSWESFCNFFYNIPTQNLDIFINTLILINYTLNNEEMSHKDLNINLDSKLHNIINQNYSKHTAESMEENILNNNYSIENEFFRYIENGDIEGLSNFRIQTQNMKVGKIADNNLRQSKNIFIVAVTLATRAAIKGGLSPNIAYNLSDIYIQQMERLTDINAINSLLNNVLYDYTNRTANSIIPLNSDTVLHRVIQYVRENTNKNITVADIAEYFGFNRSYLSHKVKKQLGFDLSNFIRQCKLENAKDLLAYSNKSISEISNFLCFSSQSHFQRAFKNQFGITPQTYRKSV, from the coding sequence ATGATTGATGTAAAAAAGTATTGTGAGTATATATACAGTTCTTTCTTTATTCCAATTTATATATACGAAAATAAGGAACTGACACTTTGTTATCCTATTCAAAAAAAATATACTTTGCCACCAACGACTTATCTTATAAAATTATTGGAAATGAGAAATAATTTAAACTATACCATTACAAAGTTCTATTCTTATTATGGATGCATTCAAATTAAAGATAGCAATACTTGTATTGTTATAGGTCCAATAAGTGCCTTACCATATTCAAAAGAAACTCTATTTAGTATGAGAAACGATTTTTCCATTGATGAATCTAGTTGGGAATCCTTTTGCAATTTTTTCTATAATATTCCTACTCAAAACCTTGATATCTTTATAAATACTCTTATACTTATAAATTACACCTTAAATAATGAGGAGATGTCACATAAAGATTTAAATATTAATTTAGATTCCAAATTACATAATATAATTAACCAAAATTATTCTAAACATACCGCTGAATCAATGGAAGAAAATATTTTAAATAACAATTATTCTATTGAAAATGAATTTTTCAGATATATTGAAAATGGTGACATTGAAGGATTATCAAATTTTCGTATTCAAACCCAAAATATGAAGGTAGGAAAAATAGCTGATAATAACTTAAGGCAATCAAAAAATATATTTATTGTGGCAGTTACTTTAGCAACCCGAGCAGCAATAAAAGGAGGCCTCTCGCCTAATATTGCCTATAACCTGTCAGATATTTATATCCAACAAATGGAGCGATTAACGGATATTAATGCTATTAATTCTCTTTTAAATAATGTTTTGTATGATTATACTAATCGTACTGCCAATTCAATAATTCCATTAAATTCTGATACAGTACTTCATCGTGTTATTCAATATGTACGCGAAAATACAAATAAAAATATTACAGTTGCTGATATAGCTGAATATTTTGGTTTTAATCGTTCTTATCTCTCTCATAAAGTCAAAAAACAATTAGGCTTTGATTTAAGCAATTTTATTAGACAATGTAAATTAGAAAATGCAAAAGATCTATTAGCCTATTCAAATAAGAGTATAAGTGAAATAAGCAATTTTCTTTGTTTCTCTAGCCAAAGTCACTTTCAAAGAGCCTTTAAAAATCAATTTGGTATTACACCACAAACTTATCGTAAATCTGTATAA
- a CDS encoding glycoside hydrolase family 3 protein: MKRRFLLSKITASIVTCVMLMTPCISAYAATTSNAVSEREKRNAELSMNAATEGMVLLENKNNSLPIASKGKIALFGGGAYGTIKGGTGSGDVNERYKVSVWDAFKNAGYNITTSGWLEGYKEKYDKGLAEYNKKYAGNLLVSAYSLPDYKLTDEDIKAAAGTDTAIYVISRSSGEGKDRTASKGDYYLSDEEYGNIKKMAESFKNSIVVLNVGGVIDTNFVKEIQELDSVLLISQAGMEGGTAVVKMLDGEVTPSGKLTDTWAANYSDYPSSATFSSNDGNNTQEDYKEGIYVGYRYFDSFNKKPNYEFGYGLSYTTFDMNVVSVEANEKQVTVKVKVKNTGKYSGKEVAEVYFSAPDGKLDKPYQELAGCGKTDLLAPGESQTLTIGYDTSEMSSYNESDASYIMEKGNYIVRVGNSSRNTHVAAVLTLDSDVATEKLSNQMKLDKNIDVLSDKGATHYSYSGEADEIGKAQKINLSAQALNLIDGNNASKYDNEETTTYIPKDSNEAIKNISPYKQNIEKVDVKKDAKLIDVYNNKISMEQFVAGLPNEKLADIVEGVGMGGSSSIVGAQANSVKGAAGETTGNYYDTDGIPNIVLSDGPAGIRITQSYEENNKTYYQYATAWPIGSLLAQTWNPKMVEEVSNGIGQEMLEFGVTLWLAPGMNIHRNPLCGRNFEYYSEDPFITGTMGAAATRGVQANPGIGVTIKHFAVNNQEDSRFFENNTVSERTLREIYLKGFEMAVKNAQPMAIMSSYNKINGKYSGANYDLLTDIARGEWKFDGLVMTDWFSQAKPVESMHAGNDLIMPGGSQLEILQGIEDCPPTFAKDGYVDTKTTFNFTGTGVDIKKVELWNDFIPSSDGKATVAAKVTAGTALNAKAIEMIKAGKASISFDKKDAQNSTSKVNDSDVMSVTSSYDRTVTYKGNYLDNNTLSLGDVQRSASRVLNTIMQSTQFAKMNSDKGVTAKSYTKKYNNLKDYLELAKDNVVAGNK, translated from the coding sequence ATGAAAAGAAGATTCTTATTAAGTAAAATTACTGCTAGTATAGTAACTTGCGTCATGCTCATGACACCTTGTATTTCAGCATATGCAGCAACAACTTCTAATGCAGTTAGTGAAAGAGAAAAAAGAAATGCAGAACTTTCTATGAATGCCGCAACAGAGGGAATGGTGTTATTAGAAAACAAAAATAATTCATTACCAATAGCTTCAAAAGGTAAAATAGCGTTATTTGGAGGAGGAGCCTATGGCACTATTAAAGGTGGTACAGGTTCGGGAGATGTAAATGAGAGATATAAAGTATCTGTATGGGACGCTTTTAAGAATGCAGGATATAACATAACAACTTCTGGGTGGTTAGAGGGTTATAAAGAAAAATATGATAAGGGACTTGCTGAATATAATAAAAAATATGCAGGAAATCTTCTGGTTTCAGCCTACAGTCTTCCGGATTATAAATTGACGGATGAAGATATAAAAGCAGCAGCAGGTACAGATACAGCAATTTATGTTATAAGTAGAAGTTCTGGTGAAGGAAAGGATAGAACGGCTTCAAAAGGTGATTATTATTTATCAGATGAGGAATATGGAAATATCAAAAAAATGGCTGAATCTTTTAAAAATAGCATCGTAGTATTGAATGTTGGAGGTGTAATTGATACAAATTTTGTTAAGGAAATTCAAGAATTAGATTCAGTCCTGCTTATATCTCAAGCTGGAATGGAAGGCGGAACAGCGGTTGTAAAAATGTTAGATGGAGAAGTAACTCCTTCTGGAAAGCTTACAGATACTTGGGCTGCAAACTATAGTGATTATCCATCTTCAGCTACATTTAGCAGTAATGATGGAAATAACACTCAAGAAGATTATAAAGAAGGCATTTATGTAGGCTACAGATATTTTGATAGTTTTAACAAAAAACCTAATTATGAATTTGGATATGGATTATCATATACAACTTTCGATATGAATGTTGTTTCGGTTGAAGCTAATGAAAAGCAAGTAACAGTAAAGGTAAAAGTTAAAAATACTGGGAAGTATTCAGGTAAGGAAGTTGCAGAAGTTTATTTTTCAGCACCTGATGGAAAATTAGATAAGCCATATCAAGAATTAGCTGGATGTGGAAAGACAGATTTATTAGCGCCAGGAGAAAGTCAAACTCTTACTATTGGCTATGATACTTCTGAAATGTCTTCCTACAATGAGTCAGATGCTTCATATATAATGGAAAAAGGAAATTATATTGTTCGCGTAGGTAATAGTTCTAGGAATACCCATGTTGCTGCTGTCTTAACATTGGATTCTGATGTTGCTACAGAAAAACTTAGCAACCAAATGAAACTTGATAAAAATATAGATGTTTTATCTGATAAAGGAGCTACACATTATTCATATTCAGGTGAAGCAGATGAAATAGGAAAGGCTCAAAAAATTAATTTATCTGCACAAGCATTAAATTTGATAGATGGAAATAATGCATCAAAATACGATAATGAAGAAACTACTACTTATATTCCAAAAGATTCAAATGAAGCTATAAAAAACATATCACCTTATAAACAAAATATTGAAAAAGTTGATGTGAAAAAGGATGCTAAATTAATTGATGTTTATAATAATAAAATAAGCATGGAGCAATTTGTTGCTGGATTACCAAATGAAAAATTGGCTGATATTGTCGAAGGTGTTGGTATGGGAGGAAGTTCATCAATTGTTGGAGCACAGGCAAATTCAGTAAAAGGTGCAGCTGGGGAAACGACAGGAAATTATTATGACACAGATGGAATTCCAAACATAGTATTATCAGATGGGCCAGCAGGAATTAGAATCACACAATCTTATGAAGAGAACAATAAAACTTATTATCAATATGCTACTGCATGGCCAATTGGAAGCTTATTGGCTCAAACTTGGAATCCTAAAATGGTAGAGGAAGTTAGCAATGGAATAGGACAGGAAATGTTAGAGTTTGGCGTTACTCTATGGCTTGCTCCAGGTATGAATATTCATAGAAATCCACTTTGTGGGCGTAATTTTGAATATTATTCGGAAGATCCATTTATAACAGGAACAATGGGAGCAGCTGCTACAAGAGGTGTGCAAGCTAACCCTGGTATAGGAGTGACAATAAAGCATTTTGCTGTAAACAACCAAGAGGATAGTAGATTTTTTGAAAATAACACAGTTTCAGAAAGGACTCTAAGAGAAATTTACTTAAAAGGCTTTGAAATGGCAGTTAAAAATGCACAGCCTATGGCAATTATGTCATCGTATAATAAAATAAATGGAAAATATTCAGGAGCTAATTATGATTTGTTAACAGATATTGCCCGTGGTGAATGGAAGTTTGATGGACTTGTAATGACAGACTGGTTTTCACAGGCAAAGCCCGTTGAATCTATGCATGCAGGAAATGATTTAATTATGCCAGGAGGTTCTCAATTAGAAATATTACAAGGTATAGAAGATTGCCCTCCTACATTTGCTAAAGATGGTTATGTTGATACAAAAACAACCTTTAATTTTACTGGAACTGGGGTTGATATAAAAAAAGTTGAATTATGGAATGATTTTATTCCAAGTTCAGATGGAAAAGCAACAGTAGCAGCAAAAGTCACAGCTGGGACAGCTTTAAATGCTAAGGCGATAGAAATGATAAAAGCAGGTAAAGCAAGCATATCCTTTGATAAAAAGGATGCTCAAAATTCAACTTCAAAAGTAAATGATTCAGACGTAATGTCAGTAACTTCGAGTTATGATAGAACTGTAACTTACAAGGGCAACTATTTAGATAATAATACACTTTCTTTAGGGGACGTTCAAAGATCTGCAAGTCGTGTGTTAAATACTATAATGCAATCAACACAATTTGCAAAAATGAATTCAGATAAAGGTGTTACTGCTAAATCATATACAAAAAAATATAATAATCTTAAAGATTATTTAGAACTTGCAAAGGACAATGTTGTAGCTGGAAATAAATAA